A region of the Desulfobacter postgatei 2ac9 genome:
TGCCGAACTGATGGTTAATGCCTTGGGCTGGCCGTAGCAGGCATTCAGGTCATATGCTTCTTCTACGGCTTTTATCAGCTGCCCCATGAGCTGGTTTGTGATTTCCCCGATGGTATCCGGCACTTCAGGGTCGGAAGTGGAGACGGCCAGTTCATCTTCGGGCATGCCCATGTTGATCATGTAATGCCTGTAAATTTCAAATGCAGCTTCCTCACTGAAATTGAAAATCACAAGACCCATATAGTCTCCGTAGAACTGAACAAAACAGGTTAGATCCGGTCTCATGGATATTCTGGTGATTTTCTGGATGGTGTTGGCGTAGTTTATTTCTTTCCCTGTGCTTTTTTCAAGTATGTGTTGGGTTGTATTCAGGAAAATTTTGGCAATACTGTCGATGGAATGATTGTTTGATATTTCCATTGTGGCTCCTTCATGGAATCTCGTGGTGTTATCGGGTCGGGTGATGTTTTGATAGTTTTAAAATTATGGACAAAACAGGGTAAAATGTCAAATTCTTATCGCTCGCCTCGTTTATAAGCCGCCCCCAGCCAGGCCGGCGCATTTAGGCGTCTTGGATTTTTAAAAGATATGGCCAAAAGGATGATCAGGGTACACAGGTAGGGCAGCATGGCCAGAAAATTGGGGGATATCCCCAGGGGTTGGAGCAGGTATTGGAGTACAAAAATGCCGCCAAAAAGGAATGAGGCAAAAATGGCCCGGCCCGGATTCCACAGGGCAAATATGGTCAGGGCAATGGCGATCCAGCCGCGGCCGGCAGTCATGCCTTCCACCCAGGAGGATGAGTAGGAAATCGACAGGTGGGCCCCGGCAAGTGCTGAGAAAACACCACCCACCAGAACGCAGGCATATCGAATCAAAGAGACGTTTACTCCCTGGCTCTCTGTGGCTTTGGGATTTTCTCCGGTGGATCTGATCTGAATGCCCATGCGGGTGAGTTCCATGAAAAACCAGGCGGCTATGGCCAGGACAATGGCCAGGATCAGGGTCGCATAATGAATGCGAGATCCCGGCAGTACGCCTAAAATGGCTGCGTCAGGCAGGGCATCAGTACCCGGAAATCCAAACCGGGTTTTCCCCTTCCATGGCCCCACAATAAGCATGGTTAAAAATTCTGCACAGATATAGTTGAGCATCAGGGTGGTGATGACCTCGTTGATGGCATATTTAATTTTCAGTATGGCCGGTATAATGCCCCATAATGCACCGCCGATGAAGCCGGCTGCAAATATCAACGGAACGATAAGAGCAGAGGGCAGGGCGTTTCTCAGATGCTGGGCCGTCCATGTGGCAAAAATGCCGCCCATGAGCAGCTGGTCCTCGGCGCCGATATTTGGTTATAAAGGACCTTAAAGGGGTGATATTGTAGCGGTTACTTGTGGTAATCCGTATCATGGGTAATATATCTTTTAAAAGTGTTGAGTCTTGAGTCTTGAGTAGTGAGATTTAAAAACAAGCTGTTTTTCTCACTACTCAAGACTCACTACTCAATGCGTTTTGATCCGGCCATCATCAATCCGATATCCTTGATGCGCTCATCGTCGGTCTCCAGAATCCCCATGAACTCACCTGCGAAAATTACGGCCACCCGGTCGCACAGTTCGAAGATTTCATCCAGGTCCTCTGAAAACAGGAGTACGGAACTACCCTGGCGGCACAGTTTCAACAGGTGTTCACTCAGGAACTGGGTAGCGCCCACATCAAGCCCGTAGGTGGGGTGAGAGGCCACGAGCAATTTGGGTTGTTCACTGATTTCCCGGCCCAAAATCAGTTTCTGGATATTGCCGCCGGAAAGCTGCCATACCTTTTGATCAAGGTCAATCTGGAAATCAAACTGGCTTGAAAACGCTTTTATTTTTTGCCGCAACACTTTCCGGGGGAAAAAAACGGGGTGTCCTTATATCCCAAAGCGATATTTTCAATTACGGAATGGTTCTGGATCAGCATGAAGTGCTGGTGAACCATGCCGATGCCAAGATTGATGGATTTCACCGGATTGGAGATACACATCGGCTTGCCGTTGATCAGGATAGTTCCCGAATCCGGCTCGTAAATGCCGTAAAGGATATTCATCAGTGTTGTCTTGCCGGCAGCGTTCTCCCCGAGCAGGCCTAATATCTCTCCGGAACTGACTTCAAGATTGATATCCTTGTTGGCATGAACCCCCTGGAATGATTTGCAAATATCCTTCAATATTCCTGCCATCATACCGTTGAGGTAGTACATTTTTTCCTCAGCCCGTGCTTCCTGCTATTTCGCCGTGTTAGTGGCTTGTTTCGGTGTGGCCTGCTCTCCGCAGCCGGCAATGATTATATCGAAAAGAAAAAGAAAACTGACAATCAGCACACGCAGTTTGGTTTTCATCGTTATTTACTTTATTTAATTCGGGTGCTAAAAGATTTAAACACAAGATGCTGATGCCAAAAACAAAACCCCCTGCAAGGAGGTATTGATGCAGGGGGCGTAACTGTCGTGAAAAAAAACAATTCTATTTTGCAGCTGGGGCTTCCTGTGTCTCCGCAGCCTTTTCAGCTGCTTGGGTTCCAAGTTCAGCCGCTTTAGTTTTAACTTCCTCAACTGCTTGCGTTGCAATCTCAGCAGCTTTGGCTTCAATTTCCTTAACCGCGTTAGTTGAAGCTTCAGGAGCTTGGCTTTCAACTTTTTCAACTGCTTGGGTTTCAGCTTCAGCGTCTTGGATTTCAACTTCCTCAATTACTTTAGTTTCAGCTTCAGCGTCTTGCGTTTCAACTTCTACTTTAGTTTCAGCTTCAGGTGCTTTGGTGGCTTGGTTCGACGTGCCCTGCTCTCCACAGCCGGCAAAGACCATTGCGAAAAGAAAAACAAAACTGACAATCAGTACACTCATCTTAATTTTCATCGCTTTCTCCTTTGTTTATAGTTGGTGGAACTAGTAAAACTCTATTAAAACTTTATACGTATACAATAATTACAGGCCCGCCGTCAACTATTTACTCAGAATATTGACACCAAAAATAAGACTCCTGCAGGGGTGTATATTTTGAAAGAAAGGAACAGTCTATTTTGCAGCGGCCCTGGCCTGGGCCAGCCAGTCATCCCATTTTTTCTGATTTTTAGCAATCCACTCCGTCACATGCTTCTGGATCTCTTTTGCTGATTTTTCACCCGCGTTCATGCGGGTGTTCTGCTCATTAATATCTGCAAGGGGCAGAGTGAAGAGTTCAAAAAATTTTTTGGCCGCAGGATTGTCCGCTAAAAATTTTTTGTTGGCTACCATACGGATATCCGAAACAACAAATCCCAGTTTGACCGGATCCGTAACTGCGCCTTCAATGCCGGACTGGGTCATCATGTCCGCGGCTATGGCCTGGGTTTCAGTGGGTAGAATTTTAGGCACGTTGATCCACATCACGTCTTTCCCGGGTTTGAGTTTATATACAGTCCAGTTCGGGGTCCAGGTGTAAAAGAATATGGGTTCTCCTGCTCTGTCTGCACCGATGGCAGACGCCATGCCTGCTTCATAAGATGCTTTTACAGGATTGATATCATCTTCGAGATCATAAACCTTTAAGTGGTGGGCAATGACTTTTTCGCATCCCCACCCCGGAGGACAGGCGGTCAGATCCGCTTTGCCGTCATGGTTTTTGTCAAAGGCCTTTTTAACCTCTTCACGTTTAAAGTCATCCAAAGATTTGATGTTGTATTTTTCAACCGCGTTTTTAGATACCAGATATCCCTGCAGACCACCGGCTTTGGCCACGTATCCGATTTTCTGGGCCTTGTCATTAAAATTTTTTGGCAACTGGCTGTTGTGCATGGGAAACCAGCCATTGCACCAGTAGTCTAAATCTCCCAAGGTTAATGCTTTATAAAAAATCGGGTTTTTCAGATCTTTGGGCTTATCAACTGTATAACCCAATTCGGTCAAAGCCCGGCTGACTATTGCTTCCTGGAAATAACCTGTGTTCCAAGTGGCCCGTGCAGGCTTAACTGTGATGCCTTCTCCGGGTTTATCCGAAGATGCGAAGGCCGGTGCGGCCATGATCATGGAAACAGCGATCAGAACAAAGCAGATGTTTTTTGCGACGCTCATAATTTCTCCTTTATGTTATGTTTTAGTTTTTACCGGCCATGGATTGGGTGATTCTGTCGAGTACCACGGCCACCAGAACAATGCTTAACCCCGCCATCACAGCAAGGCCTATATCCAATGTATTCAGACCTTGAATGACCGGAGATCCCAGTCCGCCGGCCCCGATCAAGGCAGCAATGACCACCATGGCAAGGGCCATCATAATGGTCTGGTTTAATCCTGCCAGGATGGTGGGCATGGCCAGAGGAATTTGAACCTTGAACAGCACCTGGCTGCGGGTGGCACCAAAGGCGGTGGCCGCTTCTATCAGTTCCGGATGCACCCCGCGGATGCCAAGGCTTGTCAGGCGGATGATGGGGGGCATGGCAAAAATAATGGTGGCAAACACCCCGGCCACATTACCCACGGAAAAGAGCATGACAATGGGAACCAGGTATACAAAGGACGGGGTGGTCTGCATGGCATCTAGAAAGGGTCTGACAATGGTTTCCACCCGGTTGCTTCGCCCGGCGGCAATACCGACGGGAACCCCGACAATGGTGGAAAACAGAACAGAGGCCAAAACCATGGCCAGGGTGGTCATGGTCTCTGTCCAGAACCCGATCAGTCCGATAAAGACCATTGAAAGAATGCTGAAAACAGCTAATCCCCATCCTGAAAAGCGCCATGCACAGAAAGCCAAGACAGCTATTATAATGATGGGCGGTACGGTGTTGAGGCCAATATCAAATCCGGTTAAAATTTGTTCAACCGGCCATTTTATCATTTGAAAGATATCTCTGTAATTATTGACTAACCAGTCAACAAATGCGGTAATCCATATATCTAAGGGAAGCACTTTTTCATCAAACATAATTTATTTTCCTGCTAAAGAGCGGTTTGAATGGTTTGGGCCGGTTCTTCATATCCGTTGCCGGATCCGTTGTGGCCGTTAATATCTGATTTGTGCAGGGTTTTGAGGAACCGGTTTTTGGAAACCACGCCTTTAAAGATATTGTCATTGTCAAGTACCGGGATCGGAAAGGCTTTGGATGCCACCTGCGGCAGAATATCCTGCATGTTATCGCTGACATTGGCCGGTTTGACCCCCGGCAGATAGCAGGTTTCAAGGGTGTCTTTTGCCCGGCCCTTTTCCATTGCCTCCTGAAGGGAGTCAATGGAGACAATTCCCAAAAACTGGTGTTTGGCATTAAGCACATAGCCATGGTTGAAATCCCTGGCGTTTAACAGCTCCAGAGCGCTGCGGATGTCGCCTTTTCTGGTTCTGATAATTGTGGGGTAATGTGTGTTGACGATTTCACCGGCTGAAATGACATTGGTGGGATCCACACCTCTGAAAAAGGCCCTGACATAATCATCGGCCGGGTTCTGGAGAATTTCCTCGGGCGTGCCCACCTGGACAACGCGTCCCCCTTCCATGATGGCGATGCGGTCACCGATGCGAAGCGCTTCATCCAGATCATGGGAGATAAAAAAAATGGTCCTGTCACTGTTTTCCTGGAGTTTGAGGAGTTCATCCTGCATCTCCGTACGGATCAGTGGGTCCAGGGCGGAAAACGCTTCGTCCATCAGCATGATGTCCGGGTCCGCAGCCAATGCCCTGGCCAGGCCGACACGCTGCTGCATACCTCCGGAAAGTTGTTTGGGGTACTGGTCTTCCCAGCCTTCCAGACCCACCTGGCTTAAGGCGGCGGCAGTCCGCTCACTCCGTTCGGCTTTGGGTTCGCCGGCCAGTTCAAGGCCAAACGCCGCATTTTCCAGGACCGTGAGATGGGGCATCAGGGCAAAGGATTGAAACACCATGCTCATATGTTTAAGTCTGAATTTCACAAGATCCTTGTTTCCCATGGTTGTAATGTTTTGACCGTTAATATGGATTTCACCCGTCGATGGCTCAATCAGCCGGTTAAACATCCTGACCAGTGTGGATTTTCCAGATCCGGACAGACCCATGACCACAAATATTTCTCCGCGTTTGATAGAAAAGTCTGCATTGTTTACGCCCACGGTCATGCCGGTTTTTTCAAGGATTTCTTCTTTTGTTAGCCCCTGATCGATAAGGCATTTTGCTTTTTGGGGATCCGGACCGAATATTTTAAATATATTTTTAATGATGATTTGATCCATAGATAGTTCTTCTTTCTGCGTAAAAGAATTACGCTGTATTTAAGTTTCTCTTTTATTTATGAATATATATATTGTATTCAATGTATTTTGTCAAATATGTAAAATGTGATTATTGGTATAACCAATTTAAATCATAAACTTTATTTTATAAAAAGAAATTTTTAATGATAATTTAATATTGATAGTACTCTAATTTATATGGCATCTTCAGGTTCAAATAGTTACAATATAGTTAAAATAAAGATGTGCCGATTAGCACTGCCCCATTCGTCGGTGTTTTTGGGAGTGCTGAGCGGATTGGCAACCTGTTGACATGTACCGAACCGCCCTGTTTTTACATATTTTTTACACGTTATTGGCCTGAATCAGGTCCTTTTGCGCTCGACAGAATTTATAAAATATGCTTGAATACTCTCTCTCAAAGGAAGCTTGCTTCAAACTCCAAATGATAATTTAAGGAGGCGTATGGACAGTTCTGCAGCATGCTTATCAAAATCTATTATTTTTAGTGGGCTTGATGCCCGGGATGTTGAGGCGCTTGTACCGCTGTTTTCAAGGTGGGTGGTTGTGCCTGGTGACGTTTTGGCCCAGGCTGGTCATAGCGCTCAGTTTTTCTTTCTTCTGGAAGAAGGCACCCTGCTTGTGGCAATGGAAGAGGGCAGGGCTGTGGTGTTCAACAGGCCCGGGGATTTTGCCGGCCTGTCAATGGTGAGCCTGAATGGTACAAATACTGCCACGATTACGGTGCTGGAAAAAGGGGCTGTCTGGGTTGTGTCCTGCCGGGATATCCTTGATCTGACGAGCCATGATACCCAGGTAGCGGACACAATTATGAATGGATGGCAGCAGTTCTTTGCGGAAAAAGCGCCTTTTTGTTCAAATCCTGCCTAAACAGGCGTTGCCTAAGAATTAATTAAAAAGATTAATAAAAAAGAGGTGTGTCTTGAATGGAGTTAACGCTGTCAGCGTTCTTTATGGACTTGAGGCGATAAACGCCCACAATGGATGGGCAATTTCAGTTGTGGGTGTCAGCATTGTGTTCACAGGGCTTGTGGTCCTGTCTGCCCTGATTTCACAGCTTTATAAACTTGTGGCACTGTATGATGATCCTGGGAAAATAAAAAAAATATTTGCCGCCAAATCTGAATCTGCCGCCAAGTCAGATCCCCCTAAAAAGGTCCTGGTTCTCACTGAGGCTCAAAAACAGGTATGCCGGCAGTATAACCTTTTGGCTCAGAACATGGATGATGTGATTTCTTTGCCAAAATTTTTGCGTATGGCCGAGATTTGCGGACTTCAAGCTCCCCATGCCAACATAAATCTCCTGATTAAATCCGGCATTCTGTGTGCCGATGAACAGGGGTATTTCAGATGGGATGAGGATATATTCATCCGTACCATTTCCTAGCAGCTAACATTCAACAGTCCGCCCGAAGGGCAATAATTTAATTAACCTGATGACTATGGGAAATTGAAAGAAACAAAAAGCAATGGATACTTTATTTTTAGAATTTTTTCAAAACACCGGGTTTTATCTGTGCGACTACCGAAACATTATCATGATCATTGTCGGCATGATTTTTATATTTCTGGGCATTGCCAAGGATTATGAACCTTTGCTGCTGGTGCCCATCGGATTTGGCATGCTTGTGGGAAACATTCCTATTTTCAAGGGGCTGGGCCTTGGCATTTATGAAAAAACTTCTGTTTTGAACTACCTGTATTTTGGCGTAACGCAGGGCATTTATCCGCCTTTGATATTCCTTGGCATCGGTGCCATGACCGATTTTTCAACGCTTCTGGCAAGGCCGGTGCTTATGCTTTTGGGCGCTGCGGCCCAGGCAGGGATCTTTATCACTTTTCTGGGTGCACTGGCTTTGGGTTTTTTGCCCAATGAGGCCGCAGCCATCGGGATTATCGGCGGGGCAGACGGCCCAACAGCCATTTTTCTCACCGCCAAGCTGGCTCCGCAGCTTATCGGCCCCATTGCCGTTGCAGCTTACAGTTACATGGCCCTTGTGCCGGTAATCCAGCCGCCCATCATGAAATTTTTAACCACGCGCAAGGAACGACTCATCCGCATGGAAGATCCGCGTCACGTCACCAAGCGCGAAAAAATTATATTCCCGGTTATATCCTTTTTGCTCTGCTGTTTTCTGGCACCTGCAGCATTGCCGCTTTTGGGCATGCTGTGCTTTGGCAATCTCCTTAAAGAGGCTGTGGTTACAGAGCGACTGGCTGTTACGGCACGCACTGCATTGATTGATATTGCCACCATCCTTCTGGGCATTACCGTAGGCGCGTCTACCCAGGGAGATGTCTTTCTTACCCAGAGCTCCGTGAAAATTTTTGTCCTGGGTGCGCTCTCCTTTGGTATTGCAACCGCCTCCGGAGTGTTATTTGCCAAGTTCATGAACCTGTTTTTAAAAAAGAAGATCAATCCCCTGCTGGGTGCTGCCGGTGTTTCCGCTGTACCGGATTCGGCCCGGGTGGTACATATTATGGGACAGCGGGAAGATCCTTCAAATTTTCTGCTCATGCATGCCATGGCCCCTAATGTTTCCGGCGTTATCGGTTCGGCCATTGCCGCAGGCGTATTGTGGAGTCTGATGATTTAGTTCGAATATTTCCGAGTAGCTGTTTTTGAACCTGATGACCGGCTGGTTGCCCAGGCCCCCCGGGGCCTGGGAACGTCTATTGACGTCTTTATTTGTACTGATCCATTAAACAGCAGCGCCGTTACATCTCTTCCTCCTTTGGCTGGTATATCCCGGATGCGATTTTCTTTATCCTTTGTGACGGATTTTGACAAGAATTTCCCGGTTATCCGGAAAACATCCTGTCTGATGCTTTGAATATAAAAGTACGCCATCAGCAATGATATCATAAACACCACCACTGCCGGGTTCAAGGGTGGGAACAATCCCTGTCTCCTGTTCAATTGCGTCTGCCAGACCGGCAGCCCTTGGCTGGTAATTTCAAACCGAGCAATACTTGATGCGAATCTCCATGGTTAGTTCCTTTCATTTTTTTAAGATTGCCACATTCCTGTCCTTTTATTTGTCCAATATGTCGCGCAACCTGACACTGAGTTGTTCCAGAGAGAACGGTTTTTGGATGAAACCGACACATCCCCGTGACAGAATCTCTTCAGCCTGTCCACTGAGGCTGTATCCACTGGCGAGAAGCACCTGAACTCGCGGGTTGATGGCTTTCAATGCGTCAAAAATCTCACCGCCGCTCATACCCGGCATAATCACATCCAGGATCACCAGGGCAATCTCCCCGGAAAACTGACGAAAGATTTCCACCGCTGTTTTACCGTCCATTGCAGTCATTACTTTATACCCCAAAGATTCAAGCATGGGCTGCCCGACCTGAAGGATGACCTCTTCATCATCAATAAGCAGAAGGGTTTCGGAACCTCTTGAAATAATGTCCGACATTGCGGATTCAGGTTCTACATCAGCCTCTGAGGCCGGCAGATAAATATAAAAAGTGGTGCCATTACCTGGCCGGCTGACAAAATCAATGGCGCCGCCATGATTTTTGATAATGCCATAGCTGGACGCAAGCCCCAGTCCGGTGCCCCGGCCCATCTCCTTGGTGGTGAAAAACGGCTCGAATACCCGTGTCTGGATTGAAGGATCAATTCCGATGCCGGTATCAGAGATTGAGACGCATACATATCGTCCCGGCCGAATATCAAAAGCCTTGGAAAATGAGGTATCCAGAACCATGTTTTTGGCATCTATCAAAATCGTGCCTCCGCTGGGCATGGCCTGCCATGCATTAATGTAAATGTTGAGCAGTACCTGCTCCATCTGATTTTTATCGGCCACGACCGCCCACAAATCACGGGCTATATCTTCCTGAATCTGGATCTCTTTACGTGTACGGCCGAACATGCGGGCGGTATCTATAACAGTCCGATTCAGATCCAGCAACTTGGCCATGTATTTGCCGCCCCGCGCAAATCCGAGCAGTTGCTGCGTGAGTTTGGTTCCGGAAATAATGCAGGACTCAATACT
Encoded here:
- a CDS encoding OadG family protein, which produces MNGVNAVSVLYGLEAINAHNGWAISVVGVSIVFTGLVVLSALISQLYKLVALYDDPGKIKKIFAAKSESAAKSDPPKKVLVLTEAQKQVCRQYNLLAQNMDDVISLPKFLRMAEICGLQAPHANINLLIKSGILCADEQGYFRWDEDIFIRTIS
- the proX gene encoding glycine betaine/L-proline ABC transporter substrate-binding protein ProX gives rise to the protein MSVAKNICFVLIAVSMIMAAPAFASSDKPGEGITVKPARATWNTGYFQEAIVSRALTELGYTVDKPKDLKNPIFYKALTLGDLDYWCNGWFPMHNSQLPKNFNDKAQKIGYVAKAGGLQGYLVSKNAVEKYNIKSLDDFKREEVKKAFDKNHDGKADLTACPPGWGCEKVIAHHLKVYDLEDDINPVKASYEAGMASAIGADRAGEPIFFYTWTPNWTVYKLKPGKDVMWINVPKILPTETQAIAADMMTQSGIEGAVTDPVKLGFVVSDIRMVANKKFLADNPAAKKFFELFTLPLADINEQNTRMNAGEKSAKEIQKHVTEWIAKNQKKWDDWLAQARAAAK
- a CDS encoding ABC transporter permease produces the protein MGAEDQLLMGGIFATWTAQHLRNALPSALIVPLIFAAGFIGGALWGIIPAILKIKYAINEVITTLMLNYICAEFLTMLIVGPWKGKTRFGFPGTDALPDAAILGVLPGSRIHYATLILAIVLAIAAWFFMELTRMGIQIRSTGENPKATESQGVNVSLIRYACVLVGGVFSALAGAHLSISYSSSWVEGMTAGRGWIAIALTIFALWNPGRAIFASFLFGGIFVLQYLLQPLGISPNFLAMLPYLCTLIILLAISFKNPRRLNAPAWLGAAYKRGER
- a CDS encoding Crp/Fnr family transcriptional regulator, whose amino-acid sequence is MDSSAACLSKSIIFSGLDARDVEALVPLFSRWVVVPGDVLAQAGHSAQFFFLLEEGTLLVAMEEGRAVVFNRPGDFAGLSMVSLNGTNTATITVLEKGAVWVVSCRDILDLTSHDTQVADTIMNGWQQFFAEKAPFCSNPA
- the proV gene encoding glycine betaine/L-proline ABC transporter ATP-binding protein ProV, whose protein sequence is MDQIIIKNIFKIFGPDPQKAKCLIDQGLTKEEILEKTGMTVGVNNADFSIKRGEIFVVMGLSGSGKSTLVRMFNRLIEPSTGEIHINGQNITTMGNKDLVKFRLKHMSMVFQSFALMPHLTVLENAAFGLELAGEPKAERSERTAAALSQVGLEGWEDQYPKQLSGGMQQRVGLARALAADPDIMLMDEAFSALDPLIRTEMQDELLKLQENSDRTIFFISHDLDEALRIGDRIAIMEGGRVVQVGTPEEILQNPADDYVRAFFRGVDPTNVISAGEIVNTHYPTIIRTRKGDIRSALELLNARDFNHGYVLNAKHQFLGIVSIDSLQEAMEKGRAKDTLETCYLPGVKPANVSDNMQDILPQVASKAFPIPVLDNDNIFKGVVSKNRFLKTLHKSDINGHNGSGNGYEEPAQTIQTAL
- a CDS encoding DUF3334 family protein; the encoded protein is MEISNNHSIDSIAKIFLNTTQHILEKSTGKEINYANTIQKITRISMRPDLTCFVQFYGDYMGLVIFNFSEEAAFEIYRHYMINMGMPEDELAVSTSDPEVPDTIGEITNQLMGQLIKAVEEAYDLNACYGQPKALTISSAISLSINDTYTENRRLSFKINNYIFRIELSMENTEFIDVAAL
- a CDS encoding Rdx family protein; this encodes MEIRIKYCSVUNYQPRAAGLADAIEQETGIVPTLEPGSGGVYDIIADGVLLYSKHQTGCFPDNREILVKIRHKG
- a CDS encoding ATP-binding cassette domain-containing protein; the encoded protein is MYYLNGMMAGILKDICKSFQGVHANKDINLEVSSGEILGLLGENAAGKTTLMNILYGIYEPDSGTILINGKPMCISNPVKSINLGIGMVHQHFMLIQNHSVIENIALGYKDTPFFSPGKCCGKK
- a CDS encoding ABC transporter permease, whose amino-acid sequence is MFDEKVLPLDIWITAFVDWLVNNYRDIFQMIKWPVEQILTGFDIGLNTVPPIIIIAVLAFCAWRFSGWGLAVFSILSMVFIGLIGFWTETMTTLAMVLASVLFSTIVGVPVGIAAGRSNRVETIVRPFLDAMQTTPSFVYLVPIVMLFSVGNVAGVFATIIFAMPPIIRLTSLGIRGVHPELIEAATAFGATRSQVLFKVQIPLAMPTILAGLNQTIMMALAMVVIAALIGAGGLGSPVIQGLNTLDIGLAVMAGLSIVLVAVVLDRITQSMAGKN
- a CDS encoding sodium ion-translocating decarboxylase subunit beta is translated as MDTLFLEFFQNTGFYLCDYRNIIMIIVGMIFIFLGIAKDYEPLLLVPIGFGMLVGNIPIFKGLGLGIYEKTSVLNYLYFGVTQGIYPPLIFLGIGAMTDFSTLLARPVLMLLGAAAQAGIFITFLGALALGFLPNEAAAIGIIGGADGPTAIFLTAKLAPQLIGPIAVAAYSYMALVPVIQPPIMKFLTTRKERLIRMEDPRHVTKREKIIFPVISFLLCCFLAPAALPLLGMLCFGNLLKEAVVTERLAVTARTALIDIATILLGITVGASTQGDVFLTQSSVKIFVLGALSFGIATASGVLFAKFMNLFLKKKINPLLGAAGVSAVPDSARVVHIMGQREDPSNFLLMHAMAPNVSGVIGSAIAAGVLWSLMI